A genomic window from Gossypium hirsutum isolate 1008001.06 chromosome D10, Gossypium_hirsutum_v2.1, whole genome shotgun sequence includes:
- the LOC107915059 gene encoding 3-ketoacyl-CoA thiolase 2, peroxisomal — MEKAINRQQVLLQHLNPSASSFSSHQNNSALSASACLAGDSAAYQRTNVFGDDVVIVAAYRTALCKSKRGGFKDTYPDDLLAPVLRAVIEKTNLNPSEVGDIVVGTVLAPGSQRASECRMAAFYAGFPETVPVRTVNRQCSSGLQAVADVAAAIKAGFYEIGIGAGLESMTTNPMAWEGSVNPRVKQMEQAQNCLLPMGITSENVAHRFGVTRQEQDQAAVESHRKAAAATASGKFKDEIVPVATKIVDPKTGDEKPVTISVDDGIRANTSVSDLGKLKPVFKKNGTTTAGNSSQVSDGAGAVLLMKRSVAMRKGLPILGVFRTFAAVGVDPAIMGVGPAVAIPAAVKSAGLELDDVDLFEINEAFASQFVYCQKKLELDPQKINVNGGAMAIGHPLGVTGARCVATLLHEMKRRGKDCRFGVVSMCIGTGMGAAAVFERGDCVDELCNARKVETNSLLSKDAR; from the exons ATGGAGAAAGCGATCAACCGACAGCAAGTTTTGCTTCAACACCTTAATCCTTCAGCTTCTTCTTTTTCGTCGCACCAAAACAACTCTGCCCTCTCT GCATCGGCTTGTTTAGCTGGAGATAGCGCTGCTTATCAAAGAACTAATGTATTTGGAGATGATGTGGTGATAGTAGC aGCATATAGGACCGCGCTTTGCAAATCCAAGCGAGGGGGTTTCAAGGATACTTATCCTGATGATTTACTTGCACCTGTTTTAAGG GCAGTGATAGAGAAAACAAATTTGAATCCTAGTGAAGTTGGGGATATTGTTGTGGGAACGGTCTTGGCACCAGGATCTCAACGAGCTAGCGAATGTCGGATGGCTGCATTCTATGCTGGCTTCCCTG AAACTGTGCCTGTTAGAACTGTGAACAGGCAATGCTCATCCGGGCTTCAGGCAGTTGCTGATGTAGCCGCAGCGATAAAAGCAGGGTTTTATGAAATTG GCATTGGAGCTGGGTTGGAATCTATGACCACTAATCCAATGGCATGGGAAGGTTCAGTTAACCCAAGG GTGAAGCAAATGGAGCAAGCTCAGAATTGTCTCCTTCCTATGGGTATTACGTCAGAGAACGTTGCTCATCGCTTTGGTGTGACAAGGCAGGAGCAGGATCAGGCTGCG GTTGAATCTCACAGGAAAGCAGCTGCTGCTACAGCTTCTGGTAAATTCAAAGATGAAATAGTCCCTGTGGCCACCAAG ATTGTTGATCCAAAGACTGGTGATGAGAAACCTGTCACAATCTCTGTTGATGATGGGATCCGAGCTAACACATCAGTGTCAGATCTGGGAAAATTGAAACCTGTATTCAAGAAAAATGGGACCACTACTGCTG GAAATTCTAGTCAAGTGAGTGATGGTGCTGGAGCTGTTCTGCTTATGAAAAGAAGTGTTGCGATGCGCAAAGGACTGCCAATTCTTGGTGTTTTCAG GACTTTTGCTGCTGTTGGTGTGGATCCTGCTATCATGGGTGTTGGCCCAGCTGTGGCAATTCCAGCAGCAGTTAAATCTGCTGGTCTGGAACTTGATGATGTTGATCTTTTTGAGATAAATGAG GCATTTGCATCCCAGTTCGTATATTGTCAAAAGAAGTTGGAGCTTGATCCACAAAAGATTAATGTAAATGGAGGCGCAATGGCAATTGGACATCCATTGGGTGTAACAG GTGCTCGTTGTGTTGCTACGCTTCTGCATGAAATGAAGCGCCGTGGCAAAGACTGCCGATTCGGAGTGGTCTCGATGTGCATAG GCACAGGAATGGGGGCGGCAGCGGTCTTCGAAAGGGGTGATTGTGTTGATGAGCTGTGCAATGCCCGAAAAGTTGAAACTAACAGCCTCTTATCTAAGGATGCCCGATAG